The proteins below are encoded in one region of Silene latifolia isolate original U9 population chromosome 2, ASM4854445v1, whole genome shotgun sequence:
- the LOC141630991 gene encoding E3 ubiquitin-protein ligase ATL31-like, which translates to MKSNKTTPIQILVLLVLLLTIVEAQKTSDDGSSDGGVSFDGGSNVKPSMAIVIIVLVLGFFITGCISIYIQHCVDTSSSTSVMATRAIANRNTNRGLDQSVIDTFPVFPYSAVKELKIGKGALECAVCLSEFEEDETLRFLPKCDHVFHAECIDTWLQGHTTCPVCRDNLVVVAASSTTDVNNQPGDLQSSTTPTSGSEVRITINDNNETTSLPKKLPRAHSTGHSLIQAGENCERYTLRLPAEVRRQLLARTKLKRATSMMTLPRQTSSRRGYRGGGGGDGSGSSRYGRLFGRSFLMRVASFRSTVKIGVDGDSTAAGKVPKSCSTDQSFPPPLPV; encoded by the coding sequence ATGAAGAGCAATAAAACCACTCCAATCCAAATACTCGTACTTCTAGTATTATTACTAACTATCGTAGAAGCACAAAAAACGTCCGATGACGGATCATCGGACGGCGGTGTTTCATTTGACGGAGGCAGTAACGTGAAACCATCAATGGCGATAGTCATAATAGTCCTAGTTCTAGGCTTCTTCATTACCGGATGCATCTCAATTTACATCCAGCACTGCGTAGACACCTCATCTTCTACTAGTGTTATGGCCACAAGAGCGATTGCAAATAGAAATACGAATCGCGGTCTCGACCAATCAGTAATCGACACGTTTCCCGTGTTTCCATACTCGGCGGTCAAAGAGCTTAAGATAGGTAAAGGCGCGCTGGAATGCGCTGTTTGCCTTAGTGAGTTTGAAGAGGACGAAACGCTGCGTTTTCTACCAAAATGTGATCATGTTTTTCATGCCGAGTGTATTGATACTTGGCTTCAAGGACACACTACCTGCCCTGTTTGCCGCGACAACCTTGTTGTTGTTGCGGCTTCTAGTACTACGGACGTCAATAATCAACCCGGCGACTTACAGTCATCTACCACCCCAACATCGGGTTCTGAGGTACGAATTACGATCAATGACAACAACGAAACGACGTCGCTGCCGAAGAAATTGCCAAGGGCGCACTCGACAGGGCACTCGTTGATTCAAGCAGGGGAGAATTGCGAGAGGTATACGTTGAGGTTACCAGCTGAGGTTCGGAGGCAATTGTTGGCTCGGACAAAGCTGAAGCGAGCTACGAGCATGATGACTTTACCGAGACAAACTAGCTCACGGAGAGGATATCGTGGCGGTGGCGGTGGTGATGGTAGTGGAAGTAGCCGTTACGGGCGGTTATTTGGGAGGTCGTTTTTAATGAGAGTTGCGTCGTTTCGATCAACGGTAAAAATTGGAGTTGATGGGGATTCAACCGCGGCGGGTAAAGTACCGAAGAGTTGTTCGACGGATCAGTCATTTCCTCCTCCACTTCCGGTGTAA
- the LOC141643299 gene encoding putative F-box protein At3g10430 isoform X1, producing the protein MALSLHRYTNRLPNPNYPLFQLLKHRTRVEREKSMLIYIAPENGNRLPENVLIEILTWLPVKEVLQYKSVCKSWYSILSSPQFISKHLKNNRHRYIDNCLLALFPVTSAESNLCELLIDETPRVLEDKVLYGIPEYGAYICGPCDGLYYLCAYSYRALWNPSINEVRTLPPIIITHQSPTLPIYAFWDWYNFGVDPVTGDYKVVVIYDYIDDNEVRYPLSVFVYSLRTDSWKYCGDLAHRYDLVNNKCYFLVNGCCFWLSNNFDSPELIISFDMTSDSFQELPIPNYQRPASNCLGMYEESIAFFSVHEGDGILFIWTLNHGMWTKKFTIGSIPDNCIPIGHWNYNKVFLQQFEGRRLVLCDPNTLEIKDLGYNGPGRCMGLFCYMESLLSIKDNMNKCREDEQEQVETDITQV; encoded by the exons ATGGCTCTATCCCTCCATCGTTACACCAATAGATTACCAAATCCCAACTACCCTTTATTTCAATTGCTGAAACACAG AACGAGGGTGGAACGGGAGAAATCAATGTTAATATATATTGCACCGGAGAACGGAAATCGTTTGCCTGAAAATGTGTTAATTGAGATATTGACTTGGTTGCCCGTGAAAGAGGTGTTGCAGTATAAGAGCGTTTGCAAATCATGGTATTCTATTCTTTCAAGTCCTCAGTTTATATCCAAGCACCTCAAAAACAATCGTCATAGATACATCGACAACTGCCTCCTTGCTCTGTTTCCAGTGACCTCTGCTGAGAGTAACTTGTGTGAGTTGTTGATTGATGAAACTCCTCGAGTTTTAGAGGATAAGGTGCTTTATGGGATACCCGAGTACGGAGCTTATATCTGCGGTCCTTGTGATGGTTTGTATTATCTATGTGCCTATTCTTACCGTGCCTTGTGGAATCCGTCCATCAATGAGGTTAGAACCTTACCTCCCATAATTATTACGCATCAGAGTCCTACACTTCCCATATATGCTTTCTGGGATTGGTACAATTTCGGAGTTGATCCCGTAACTGGAGATTACAAGGTAGTTGTTATTTATGACTATATAGATGATAACGAAGTTAGGTATCCTTTGTCCGTCTTTGTTTACTCCTTAAGAACAGACTCCTGGAAATATTGTGGGGATTTGGCTCACCGATACGACTTGGTAAACAACAAATGTTATTTTCTTGTGAATGGATGTTGCTTCTGGTTATCAAATAATTTCGATTCCCCCGAGTTGATCATCTCTTTTGACATGACTTCTGATTCATTTCAAGAGTTGCCCATTCCTAACTATCAGCGCCCGGCAAGTAATTGCCTCGGAATGTACGAGGAATCTATTGCTTTCTTTAGTGTCCATGAGGGAGATGGAATTTTGTTTATATGGACCTTAAATCATGGAATGTGGACCAAGAAATTTACAATAGGATCAATTCCAGATAATTGTATACCTATTGGTCACTGGAACTATAACAAGGTTTTCTTACAGCAATTTGAAGGACGGAGACTGGTCTTGTGTGATCCAAATACATTGGAAATAAAAGATCTTGGATACAACGGACCAGGTCGGTGTATGGGACTATTTTGTTACATGGAAAGCCTTCTTTCTATCAAAGATAATATGAACAAATGTAGGGAAGATGAGCAAGAGCAAGTTGAAACAGACATCACCCAAGTTTAG
- the LOC141643299 gene encoding putative F-box protein At3g52320 isoform X2: MALSLHRYTNRLPNPNYPLFQLLKHRTRVEREKSMLIYIAPENGNRLPENVLIEILTWLPVKEVLQYKSVCKSWYSILSSPQFISKHLKNNRHRYIDNCLLALFPVTSAESNLCELLIDETPRVLEDKVLYGIPEYGAYICGPCDGLYYLCAYSYRALWNPSINEQFEGRRLVLCDPNTLEIKDLGYNGPGRCMGLFCYMESLLSIKDNMNKCREDEQEQVETDITQV, from the exons ATGGCTCTATCCCTCCATCGTTACACCAATAGATTACCAAATCCCAACTACCCTTTATTTCAATTGCTGAAACACAG AACGAGGGTGGAACGGGAGAAATCAATGTTAATATATATTGCACCGGAGAACGGAAATCGTTTGCCTGAAAATGTGTTAATTGAGATATTGACTTGGTTGCCCGTGAAAGAGGTGTTGCAGTATAAGAGCGTTTGCAAATCATGGTATTCTATTCTTTCAAGTCCTCAGTTTATATCCAAGCACCTCAAAAACAATCGTCATAGATACATCGACAACTGCCTCCTTGCTCTGTTTCCAGTGACCTCTGCTGAGAGTAACTTGTGTGAGTTGTTGATTGATGAAACTCCTCGAGTTTTAGAGGATAAGGTGCTTTATGGGATACCCGAGTACGGAGCTTATATCTGCGGTCCTTGTGATGGTTTGTATTATCTATGTGCCTATTCTTACCGTGCCTTGTGGAATCCGTCCATCAATGAG CAATTTGAAGGACGGAGACTGGTCTTGTGTGATCCAAATACATTGGAAATAAAAGATCTTGGATACAACGGACCAGGTCGGTGTATGGGACTATTTTGTTACATGGAAAGCCTTCTTTCTATCAAAGATAATATGAACAAATGTAGGGAAGATGAGCAAGAGCAAGTTGAAACAGACATCACCCAAGTTTAG
- the LOC141643298 gene encoding putative glucan 1,3-beta-glucosidase A isoform X1, with protein MKLLVKKQVSTFIFSFWLLFSLASSVPGLKNDEKVRGVNLGGWLVIEGWIKPSLFDGIPNGDMIDGTKVQLKSVNLQKYVSAENGGGSNVTVSRDVPSSWETFRLWRVSETEFQLRSTEGQFLTCEGQGCVVSATTEVPGTNEMFYIEKLSNSSRVHIRLDSGAYLQAMTENQLTADYPGTPDWDDNAATFEMTIVANNIHGDFQLANGYGHAKAKQVLEEHRNSFITIDDFYFISKHGINTVRIPVGWWIAFDPDPPAPFIGGTLAALDNAFSWAQTYNIKCIIDLHAAPGSQNGMEHSASRDGSIDWPTSQEYINKSLHVIDFLASRYATHPGLLGIELLNEPGAPDVPLDTLVSYYQQGYQIVRKYSQTVYVIICQRIGDADPLELYHADIGSTNLVVDLHYYNLFSDFFVNMSSAAEIDYIFKGREAQLQQLNAANGPLVFIGEWVNEWNVTSGSQQDYQKFGKAQLDVYNEASFGWAYWTLKNDRKHWDFEWNIRNQFLELSNSAGSQVFNAIMYLGLICSSLYLNNIL; from the exons ATGAAATTACTTGTCAAGAAACAAGTCTCCACATTTATCTTCTCTTTTTGGCTCCTCTTCTCACTTGCATCATCAG TGCCAGGATTAAAGAATGATGAAAAAGTTAGAGGAGTGAATTTAGGAGGATGGTTGGTGATAGAAGGTTGGATTAAGCCTTCCCTCTTTGATGGCATTCCTAATGGAGATATGATT GATGGAACAAAGGTGCAGTTAAAGTCTGTGAATTTGCAGAAGTATGTTAGTGCTGAGAATGGAGGAGGTTCAAATGTTACAGTTAGTAGGGATGTACCCTCTTCCTGGGAGACATTTCGG TTGTGGAGGGTATCTGAGACAGAATTTCAATTACGCTCCACAGAAGGACAATTCTTGACATGTGAAGGCCAAGGATGCGTTGTCTCAGCAACCACTGAAGTACCAGGAACGAATGAAATGTTTTACATAGAAAAACTCAGTAATAGCAGCAGGGTTCATATCAGACTTGACAGTGGTGCCTACTTGCAG GCTATGACAGAAAACCAGCTAACAGCAGACTATCCAGGAACACCAGATTGGGATGATAATGCAGCCACCTTTGAGATGACAATTGTGGCCAATAACATTCACGGAGATTTTCAGCTTGCAAATGGATATGGACACGCAAAGGCCAAACAAGTTCTTGAG GAGCACAGAAACAGCTTTATCACCATAGACGACTTCTATTTCATTAGCAAACATGGGATAAATACAGTGAGGATCCCTGTCGGATGGTGGATTGCATTTGATCCTGATCCTCCTGCTCCTTTCATTGGGGGAACATTGGCAGCATTAGACAACGCATTTTCCTGGGCCCA AACATATAATATAAAGTGCATTATTGACCTTCATGCTGCTCCGGGCTCTCAAAATGGAATGGAACACAGCGCTAGCAGGGACGGTTCCATTGACTGGCCTACATCACAAGAGTATATCAATAAATCATTGCACGTCATTGATTTCTTGGCTTCCAG GTACGCCACACACCCAGGCTTGCTAGGAATTGAGCTCTTGAATGAACCTGGTGCTCCAGATGTACCCTTGGACACCTTGGTTTCATATTACCAACAAGGATATCAGATTGTGAGGAAGTATTCCCAAACAGTTTATGTGATTATCTGCCAGAGAATAGGCGATGCTGATCCTCTTGAACTCTATCACGCCGACATTGGTTCTACAAACTTAGTGGTTGACCTCCACTACTACAACCTTTTTAGTGACTTCTTCGTTAACATGAGCTCAGCCGCTGAAATTGACTACATATTCAAGGGTAGGGAAGCTCAACTGCAACAACTCAACGCTGCAAACGGTCCACTTGTTTTCATTG GGGAATGGGTGAATGAGTGGAATGTAACAAGCGGATCGCAACAAGACTATCAGAAATTTGGAAAAGCACAGTTAGATGTGTATAATGAAGCATCATTTGGATGGGCTTACTGGACACTAAAAAATGACAGGAAACACTGGGATTTCGAGTGGAACATAAGAAATCAGTTTCTGGAATTGA GTAACTCAGCAGGATCACAAGTCTTCAATGCCATTATGTACCTAGGACTAATTTGTAGCAGCCTCTACTTGAATAACATTTTGTAA
- the LOC141630985 gene encoding E3 ubiquitin-protein ligase ATL31-like, whose translation MGSNKTATIQALLLFLILTSTIEAQKPSDDSSSDGGRASREGPIGVSPSMAVLIVVLILGLFIISVYVQHCVGSSSWSTSLINTATRGIHASNKTIHGLDQSVLDTFPVFPYSAVKELKIGKGALECAVCLCEFEDDEMLRFLPKCDHVYHAECIDTWLAGHTTCPVCRDDLLVVVSSTSDPDNRLSDSELSTTPNSSSEVRITINNENNDTTSLPKKFPRAHSTGHSLIQLGENCERYTLRLPVEVRRELLAQTKLKRATSLMSIPRQTSSRRGYRSGDDGSGSSRYGRVFGRSFLMRVASFRSTVKNGVDGDLTARG comes from the coding sequence ATGGGGAGCAATAAAACCGCTACTATCCAAGCACTCCTACTATTCCTTATATTAACATCTACCATCGAGGCACAGAAGCCGTCCGATGATTCATCATCGGACGGCGGCCGCGCTTCACGGGAAGGACCCATCGGCGTGAGTCCATCAATGGCGGTACTCATAGTTGTCCTAATTCTAGGCTTGTTCATCATCTCAGTTTACGTCCAACACTGTGTCGGCTCCTCCTCATGGTCTACTAGCCTTATTAATACCGCCACAAGAGGGATTCATGCTTCAAATAAAACCATCCACGGTCTCGACCAATCAGTACTCGACACGTTTCCCGTGTTTCCATACTCGGCCGTCAAGGAGCTTAAGATAGGCAAAGGCGCCTTAGAGTGCGCTGTTTGCTTATGTGAATTTGAAGACGACGAAATGCTACGTTTCCTCCCGAAATGTGATCATGTTTATCATGCCGAGTGTATTGATACTTGGCTTGCCGGTCACACTACTTGCCCCGTTTGTCGAGACGACCTTCTTGTTGTTGTTTCCAGTACTAGTGACCCAGACAATCGACTCAGTGACTCAGAGTTATCGACAACACCAAATTCCAGTTCTGAGGTACGAATTACGATCAATAATGAGAATAATGATACGACGTCGTTACCAAAGAAATTTCCTAGGGCGCATTCGACGGGGCACTCGCTGATACAACTGGGAGAGAATTGCGAAAGGTATACATTGAGGTTACCGGTTGAGGTTCGGAGAGAATTGTTGGCTCAGACAAAGCTGAAGCGAGCTACGAGCCTAATGTCTATACCAAGGCAAACTAGCTCACGTAGAGGATATCGAAGCGGTGATGATGGTAGCGGAAGTAGCCGTTATGGGCGGGTTTTTGGGAGGTCGTTTTTAATGAGAGTAGCGTCGTTTCGATCAACGGTAAAAAATGGGGTTGATGGGGATTTAACCGCGAGAGGGTAA
- the LOC141643298 gene encoding putative glucan 1,3-beta-glucosidase A isoform X2, giving the protein MKLLVKKQVSTFIFSFWLLFSLASSVPGLKNDEKVRGVNLGGWLVIEGWIKPSLFDGIPNGDMIDGTKVQLKSVNLQKYVSAENGGGSNVTVSRDVPSSWETFRLWRVSETEFQLRSTEGQFLTCEGQGCVVSATTEVPGTNEMFYIEKLSNSSRVHIRLDSGAYLQAMTENQLTADYPGTPDWDDNAATFEMTIVANNIHGDFQLANGYGHAKAKQVLEEHRNSFITIDDFYFISKHGINTVRIPVGWWIAFDPDPPAPFIGGTLAALDNAFSWAQTYNIKCIIDLHAAPGSQNGMEHSASRDGSIDWPTSQEYINKSLHVIDFLASRYATHPGLLGIELLNEPGAPDVPLDTLVSYYQQGYQIVRKYSQTVYVIICQRIGDADPLELYHADIGSTNLVGREAQLQQLNAANGPLVFIGEWVNEWNVTSGSQQDYQKFGKAQLDVYNEASFGWAYWTLKNDRKHWDFEWNIRNQFLELSNSAGSQVFNAIMYLGLICSSLYLNNIL; this is encoded by the exons ATGAAATTACTTGTCAAGAAACAAGTCTCCACATTTATCTTCTCTTTTTGGCTCCTCTTCTCACTTGCATCATCAG TGCCAGGATTAAAGAATGATGAAAAAGTTAGAGGAGTGAATTTAGGAGGATGGTTGGTGATAGAAGGTTGGATTAAGCCTTCCCTCTTTGATGGCATTCCTAATGGAGATATGATT GATGGAACAAAGGTGCAGTTAAAGTCTGTGAATTTGCAGAAGTATGTTAGTGCTGAGAATGGAGGAGGTTCAAATGTTACAGTTAGTAGGGATGTACCCTCTTCCTGGGAGACATTTCGG TTGTGGAGGGTATCTGAGACAGAATTTCAATTACGCTCCACAGAAGGACAATTCTTGACATGTGAAGGCCAAGGATGCGTTGTCTCAGCAACCACTGAAGTACCAGGAACGAATGAAATGTTTTACATAGAAAAACTCAGTAATAGCAGCAGGGTTCATATCAGACTTGACAGTGGTGCCTACTTGCAG GCTATGACAGAAAACCAGCTAACAGCAGACTATCCAGGAACACCAGATTGGGATGATAATGCAGCCACCTTTGAGATGACAATTGTGGCCAATAACATTCACGGAGATTTTCAGCTTGCAAATGGATATGGACACGCAAAGGCCAAACAAGTTCTTGAG GAGCACAGAAACAGCTTTATCACCATAGACGACTTCTATTTCATTAGCAAACATGGGATAAATACAGTGAGGATCCCTGTCGGATGGTGGATTGCATTTGATCCTGATCCTCCTGCTCCTTTCATTGGGGGAACATTGGCAGCATTAGACAACGCATTTTCCTGGGCCCA AACATATAATATAAAGTGCATTATTGACCTTCATGCTGCTCCGGGCTCTCAAAATGGAATGGAACACAGCGCTAGCAGGGACGGTTCCATTGACTGGCCTACATCACAAGAGTATATCAATAAATCATTGCACGTCATTGATTTCTTGGCTTCCAG GTACGCCACACACCCAGGCTTGCTAGGAATTGAGCTCTTGAATGAACCTGGTGCTCCAGATGTACCCTTGGACACCTTGGTTTCATATTACCAACAAGGATATCAGATTGTGAGGAAGTATTCCCAAACAGTTTATGTGATTATCTGCCAGAGAATAGGCGATGCTGATCCTCTTGAACTCTATCACGCCGACATTGGTTCTACAAACTTAGTG GGTAGGGAAGCTCAACTGCAACAACTCAACGCTGCAAACGGTCCACTTGTTTTCATTG GGGAATGGGTGAATGAGTGGAATGTAACAAGCGGATCGCAACAAGACTATCAGAAATTTGGAAAAGCACAGTTAGATGTGTATAATGAAGCATCATTTGGATGGGCTTACTGGACACTAAAAAATGACAGGAAACACTGGGATTTCGAGTGGAACATAAGAAATCAGTTTCTGGAATTGA GTAACTCAGCAGGATCACAAGTCTTCAATGCCATTATGTACCTAGGACTAATTTGTAGCAGCCTCTACTTGAATAACATTTTGTAA